From the genome of Xyrauchen texanus isolate HMW12.3.18 chromosome 22, RBS_HiC_50CHRs, whole genome shotgun sequence, one region includes:
- the LOC127662848 gene encoding mitogen-activated protein kinase-binding protein 1-like, which produces MTVENTTIKSRIKSLLRSPSIKLRRSNPGNNKENLSNKVTLEKVLGITSAGNRALACDPHSGLVGYPAGCVVVLLNPKKNKQHHILNSSRKTITTLAFSPDGKYVVTGESGHMPAVRVWDVAERTQVAELHEHKYGVACVAFSPNSKYIISVGYQHDMIVNVWAWKKNVVVAANKVSSKVSAVSFSDDSSYFVTAGNRHVKFWYLDHTKSSKVNATVPLLGRSGLLGELRNNFFSDVACGKGRKVSSTFCITSSGLLCEFNDRRMLDKWVELRRNDSFTTSMATSLSVTEDLIFCGCADGTVRAFSPIDLHFICTLPHPHSLGTDIATVTEASHLFAYKDNVRYPDAVAVSYDPVNRWLSCVYNDHSLYVWDVRDLRKVGKVYSALYHSSCVWSVEVYPESSDGEQPRLSPGCFLSCSSDNTIRLWNTDAQNTTLSRNVISNDLQKVIYMDNNTSTLLDTDCTISNSSEKADPQTSENRTGIRTMCVSPDGLHLASGDRNGTLRIHDLESMEDILDVQAHDSEILCLEYSKPETGLKLLATASRDRLIHVLDVEQEYGLLQTLDEHSSSITAVRFAANDGKVRMISCGADKSIYFRTAQKTEEGTQFTRTHHIVRKTTLYDMDIDPTRKYSVIGCQDRSIRIFNICNGKQKKVYKGSQGEDGTLIKVQTDPSGLYVATSCSDKNISIYDFYTGECVATMFGHSEIVTGMKFTNDCRHLISVSGDSCIFVWRLCPELTINMRQRLSDLKQNTKPVQKTPPNKHHTLSTRREIHSAPVIANMSSDSDKDMEEEECIEEEDEMFPHLSSGSSASEETGSSEEKHNTLNSKMRKQSNSSTECEGTGLRPRRRWSRRLGSMDLKVKSMLDLRQLESFAMPLFPSKNPDVHKEPPSAKNQELGSTISLQTLAAWVPEKSGPGGQTRPHYIQLLPQTPDTEVLYPEGCDDQISLADSEYQVKRLPHGARYAKVNSCPEKQSPDSACSMEYSSSHLSSPEHPGEDSEPTEPLSVDGNSSELDMEDLDEEEEESLRKNEVQTPVPQTPDQGAFLKKHFANLSDLNNPASPTRVASNISDSMSSKFLSQNSPSRHAFPFHSNKSSDGKTASGFVRPLISEVRPLMENKSQGKQQESQGSEKTTGQRLIQKKRTPTVDSRRLFGPVAKAAASHASSAGMRKAQSIHNISSEADTVQAFTRPSQEVYPQPLTPERGVSSTPRRSLPTVPLTSPTTTLPRDITTPTKLKARSYMSPTTSSMAKMSRSVSMGDSLNVVELGEDTVSSGYDSSKPRSTSQSKPTTPVTFISSPASPFPGPYMPHAAVIPTFSAGSTGSSASKGLQSKLTGSARPLLHIDIPNTLPDKLSISTLSPSNKSPRLVQNDKESSSRTPTTLSTKSHQQSFQLPSSIVQPVLAVHLTPSEITDSDQIELNVGLNPDQTKDLMEANLKSHLEPGEEETERDMGQASLGLLQPQDSDTSLSVDSCRLVANELQTSFKRASHLYKMLSNSNDSSDEQQKMARVLSEAFESMRAELISLPPCAPSKSTSAGTVRMIANSDATLGDNRTLELLEQYSKLLLTAVEKRMDSKI; this is translated from the exons GTGTGTGGTGGTGCTACTGAACccgaagaaaaacaaacaacatcataTTCTCAATAGCTCCAG GAAAACCATCACTACGCTCGCCTTCTCTCCCGATGGCAAATATGTGGTCACGGGCGAG AGTGGTCATATGCCGGCGGTGCGTGTCTGGGATGTGGCAGAGAGGACACAGGTGGCAGAGTTGCATGAACACAAGTACGGCGTGGCGTGTGTGGCTTTCTCCCCCAACAGCAAATATATCATCAGCGTGGGTTACCAGCACGACATGATCGTCAACGTCTGGGCCTGGAAG AAAAACGTAGTGGTTGCCGCCAACAAAGTGTCCAGTAAAGTGTCAGCTGTGTCTTTCTCGGATGACAGCtcttattttgttacagctggaaACAGACACGTGAAGTTCTGGTATCTTGACCACACCAAGTCTTCCAAG GTGAATGCCACAGTCCCATTACTGGGACGCTCTGGTCTTCTCGGAGAGCTGCGGAATAACTTCTTCAGCGACGTGGCCTGTGGAAAGGGCCGGAAGGTGAGCAGCACCTTCTGCATCACTTCCTCTGGGCTGCTCTGTGAGTTCAACGACAGAAGAATGCTGGACAAGTGGGTGGAGCTTAGG agaaatgacaGTTTCACA ACTAGCATGGCCACGTCTCTGTCGGTCACTGAGGATCTGATCTTCTGTGGTTGTGCTGATGGTACCGTGAGAGCATTCAGTCCTATTGATCTGCACTTCATTTGCACGCTGCCTCACCCTCACAGTCTGGGCACAGACATCGCTACTGTTACTGAGGCCAG CCACCTCTTTGCATACAAGGATAATGTGCGCTATCCTGATGCTGTAGCTGTGTCCTACGACCCTGTGAACCGCTGGCTGTCCTGTGTGTATAACGACCACAGTCTGTACGTGTGGGACGTCCGTGATCTTCGTAAAGTGGGGAAGGTTTACTCCGCTCTCTACCATTCATCCTGTGTGTGGAGTGTAGAG GTGTACCCAGAGTCGAGTGATGGTGAACAGCCCCGTTTGTCTCCAGGATGTTTCCTCAGCTGTTCATCTGACAACACTATCCGTTTATGGAACACAGATGCTCAAAACACCACACTCAGCCGAAATGTAATCAGCAAT GACCTTCAGAAGGTCATTTATATGGACAACAACACCTCCACCCTGCTAGACACGGACTGCACCATCTCCAATAGCTCAGAGAAGGCTGACCCGCAGACCTCTGAGAACCGCACGGGCATTAGGACCATGTGTGTGAGTCCAGATGGGCTGCACCTGGCATCAGGGGACCGCAACGGCACACTGAG AATCCACGATTTGGAGAGCATGGAAGATATTCTGGATGTTCAGGCCCATGACTCTGAGATCTTGTGTCTGGAGTACTCTAAACCAGAGACTG GGCTGAAGCTGTTAGCCACCGCTAGTAGAGACAGACTGATCCATGTGCTGGATGTGGAGCAGGAATATGGTCTGCTACAAACACTGGATGAACACTCGTCCTCTATCACTGCTGTCCGATTTGCTG ctaATGATGGCAAAGTCCGAATGATCAGTTGTGGTGCTGATAAAAGTATCTACTTCCGCACAGCACAGAAG ACAGAGGAAGGCACACAGTTCACACGTACTCATCACATAGTGAGGAAGACCACTCTGTACGACATGGATATCGACCCCACACGAAAGTACTCTGTAATAGGCTGTCAGGATCGCAGCATCAG GATCTTTAACATCTGCAATGGCAAACAGAAGAAAGTCTACAAGGGTTCTCAGGGCGAAGATGGGACACTTATCAAG GTCCAGACGGATCCCTCTGGTCTGTATGTGGCCACAAGCTGCTCAGACAAAAACATCAGTATCTATGACTTCTACACTGGAGAATGTGTGGCCACCATGTTTGGCCATTCTG AGATTGTAACAGGGATGAAGTTTACTAATGACTGTAGGCATCTGATATCTGTGTCCGGAGACAG TTGTATATTTGTGTGGCGACTGTGTCCTGAGTTGACCATCAATATGAGACAGCGGCTCTCAGACCTGAAACAAAACACCAAACCAGTTCAGAAGACCCCTCCGAACAAACATCATACACTTAG CACAAGGAGAGAAATCCACAGCGCTCCAGTCATTGCTAACATGTCATCTGACAGTGACAAAGACATGGAGGAAGAGGAGTGTATTGAGGAAGAAGATGAAATGTTTCCACACCTGTCATCAGGCAGCAGTGCCAGCGAGGAGACTG GATCGTCAGAGGAGAAGCACAATACTCTTAATTCCAAGATGAGGAAG CAATCCAACAGCAGTACTGAATGCGAGGGTACAGGTTTGCGGCCGAGGCGCCGCTGGTCCAGACGTTTAGGCAGTATGGATCTGAAAGTGAAGTCCATGCTGGATCTGAGGCAACTGGAGTCTTTCGCCATGCCCCTTTTTCCCAGCAAAAACCCTGATGTTCATAAAGAACCTCCATCGGCCAAGAACCAGGAACTGGGCAGCACCATCAGCTTGCAGACCCTAGCTGCATGG GTACCGGAAAAGAGTGGACCAGGTGGACAAACTCGTCCTCATTACATCCAGCTGTTGCCTCAAACCCCAGACACAGAGGTGCTGTATCCTGAAGGATGTGATGACCAGATCAGTCTTGCCGACAG TGAGTATCAGGTGAAGAGGTTACCTCATGGAGCAAGATATGCTAAAGTGAACTCTTGTCCTGAAAAGCAGAGTCCAGATAGTGCCTGCTCCATGGAGTACTCTAGTAGTCACCTGTCCAGCCCTGAGCACCCTGGTGAAG ATTCTGAGCCCACTGAACCACTGAGTGTAGATGGAAACTCATCAGAACTGGATATGGAAGATCTtgatgaggaagaagaggagagCTTGAGGAAGAATGAAGTTCAGACTCCTGTGCCTCAGACCCCAGACCAGGGGGCTTTCCTCAAAAAGCACTTTGCAAACCTATCAGACCTCAACAATCCTG CAAGTCCAACCAGAGTAGCTTCAAACATTTCTGACAGCATGTCATCAAAGTTCCTCTCTCAAAACTCTCCCAGCAG ACATGCATTCCCTTTCCATTCAAACAAAAGCAGTGATGGTAAAACTGCCAGTGGATTTGTGCGTCCCTTGATCTCAGAAGTGCGCCCTCTCATGGAGAATAAGAGCCAAGGCAAACAGCAAGAGTCCCAAGGCTCTGAGAAGACAACAGGTCAGCGTCTAATCCAGAAGAAACGCACACCAACAGTAGACTCCCGCAGACTGTTCGGCCCAGTTGCTAAAGCTGCTGCAAGTCATGCTAGTTCTGCAGGAATGAGAAAAGCCCAATCTATACACAACATCTCCTCAGAAG CCGACACTGTCCAAGCATTCACTCGTCCCTCTCAGGAAGTCTACCCTCAGCCCCTGACCCCTGAAAGAGGTGTCTCCTCTACACCACGCCGTTCCCTTCCCACCGTCCCGCTTACCAGTCCCACGACCACCCTGCCAAGAGACATCACCACGCCCACCAAGCTTAAAGCTCGCTCTTATATGAGCCCCACCACCAGCTCCATGGCCAAGATGTCCCGCTCAGTGTCCATGGGGGACAGCCTGAACGTGGTAGAACTTGGAGAAGACACTGTATCCTCTGGATATGACTCATCCAAACCTCGGAGCACCTCCCAGAGCAAGCCCACCACTCCTGTCACCTTCATCTCCTCCCCTGCATCCCCATTTCCAGGCCCCTACATGCCCCATGCAGCTGTCATACCTACATTCAGCGCTGGATCAACTGGAAGCTCAGCTTCTAAAGGTCTCCAGTCCAAACTGACTGGCAGTGCTCGCCCCCTACTCCATATAGACATTCCCAATACTCTTCCAGACAAACTCTCCATATCCACCCTCTCACCAAGCAACAAGAGCCCCAGGCTTGTACAAAATGACAAGGAGTCCTCAAGCAGAACACCAACAACTCTTTCAACAAaatctcatcaacaaagctttcAGCTGCCCAGCAGCATCGTACAGCCGGTCTTAGCTGTACATTTAACCCCATCTGAAATCACAGACTCAGACCAGATTGAGCTTAATGTGGGACTCAATCCAGACCAAACTAAAGACTTAATGGAAGCTAACCTAAAGTCACATTTGGAACCAGGAGAAGAGGAAACTGAGAGGGACATGGGCCAGGCCAGTCTTGGTCTTCTTCAGCCTCAGGATTCAG ACACATCTCTCAGTGTTGATTCTTGTAGGCTGGTTGCTAATGAATTGCAGACCAGTTTTAAAAGAGCCTCTCACCTCTACAAAATG CTAAGCAACTCCAACGACTCCAGCGACGAGCAGCAGAAGATGGCACGTGTGCTTAGCGAAGCTTTTGAGTCGATGCGAGCTGAGCTGATCTCCCTGCCGCCCTGTGCACCTTCAAAATCAACAAGTGCTGGCACCGTGCGCATGATAGCTAACAGTGATGCAACTCTGGGTGACAATAGGACGCTAGAGCTTCTAGAGCAGTATTCCAAACTGCTCCTTACTGCGGTGGAGAAAAGAATGGACAGCAAAATCTGA